The Alnus glutinosa chromosome 7, dhAlnGlut1.1, whole genome shotgun sequence genome includes a region encoding these proteins:
- the LOC133872923 gene encoding cationic peroxidase 1-like has translation MASHRSSPSIHTTTKVCLLFSVLLVGMASAQLSSTFYDTSCPKALSTIKTAVNAAVSKEARMGASLLRLHFHDCFVQGCDASVLLDGSDGEKAAGPNANSLRGFDVIDTIKSQVETACAGIVSCADILTVAARDSVVALGGPSWTVQLGRRDSTTSSQSGANSDLPAPTLDLSGLISSFSNKGFTTKEMVALSGSHTIGQARCVAFRTRAYNETNIDSSYKTSLQSQCPSTGGDDNLSPLDVTTPTKFDNAYFTNLKNKKGLLHSDQELFNGGSTDAQVDAYIANTATFRADFANAMKKMGNLSPLTGTSGQIRKNCRTVNS, from the exons ATGGCTTCCCATCGTTCTTCCCCCTCTATTCACACAACCACAAAAGTGTGCCTTTTATTCTCAGTACTTCTTGTGGGAATGGCCTCTGCCCAGTTATCCTCGACTTTCTACGATACATCCTGCCCCAAAGCCCTTTCTACCATTAAAACAGCTGTTAATGCTGCTGTGAGCAAAGAGGCACGCATGGGCGCATCGTTGCTCCGTCTTCATTTTCATGACTGCTTCGTTCAA GGATGCGATGCGTCTGTATTGTTGGATGGCAGCGACGGAGAGAAAGCAGCCGGGCCCAACGCTAATTCACTAAGGGGATTTGACGTAATAGACACCATCAAATCTCAAGTAGAGACTGCATGCGCTGGTATTGTGTCATGTGCTGACATTTTAACCGTTGCTGCAAGAGACTCTGTTGTCGct CTGGGAGGACCTAGTTGGACAGTTCAGTTGGGCAGAAGAGACTCTACCACCTCAAGTCAAAGTGGTGCTAATTCCGACCTCCCTGCTCCAACATTGGATCTAAGTGGCCTTATCAGTTCATTCTCAAACAAGGGTTTCACTACCAAAGAGATGGTAGCCTTATCAG GATCTCACACAATAGGCCAAGCCAGGTGCGTAGCCTTCCGGACCAGGGCATACAATGAAACCAACATAGACTCCTCGTACAAAACATCACTACAATCGCAATGTCCAAGCACCGGAGGAGACGACAATCTTTCCCCTCTTGACGTCACTACTCCGACAAAATTTGACAATGCTTACTTCACGaacctgaaaaataaaaaaggtctaCTGCACTCGGATCAAGAGCTCTTTAATGGAGGTTCCACAGACGCTCAAGTCGATGCTTACATCGCCAACACGGCAACTTTTCGAGCAGACTTCGCGAACGCCATGAAGAAGATGGGGAACCTTAGCCCACTCACCGGCACGAGCGGCCAGATCAGAAAAAACTGCAGGACAGTCAACAGCTGA